In Candidatus Saccharimonadia bacterium, a single genomic region encodes these proteins:
- a CDS encoding type II toxin-antitoxin system VapC family toxin: MILLDANILLEILIAGRPRSDTVMQWFEHNESPCTISLLTVHLVLHFGIKDGLSIKTLQTFLADYAKEALLPEDYAMALRLLKGPDHEDALQLAVAERTDCTAIVTLDKSFAKTYQHLIPFTVL, encoded by the coding sequence GTGATCTTACTCGACGCCAATATTTTGCTCGAAATTCTCATCGCCGGCCGACCCCGATCCGACACCGTTATGCAGTGGTTCGAGCACAACGAATCCCCCTGCACGATCAGCCTACTCACCGTTCACCTCGTACTCCATTTTGGCATCAAGGATGGACTCTCGATCAAAACCCTCCAAACCTTTCTGGCCGACTACGCCAAAGAAGCCCTCTTGCCCGAAGATTATGCTATGGCGCTTCGCCTGCTCAAAGGCCCAGATCACGAAGACGCCCTCCAGCTAGCAGTCGCTGAACGCACCGACTGCACCGCCATCGTGACGCTCGACAAATCCTTCGCCAAAACGTATCAGCATCTCATACCATTCACCGTGCTCTAA